A segment of the Candidatus Dormiibacterota bacterium genome:
CTCCAGCGCCTTCCGCCGCCGGGCATAAATGACCTCCCGGTGCTTATTCATTACATCATCGTATTCAACAACCTGTTTGCGGATATCAAAGTTATGGCCCTCTACCTTCTTCTGGGCGCTTTCCAGCGATTTGCTAATCATCTTGTTCTCCAAAGGAGTATCTTCATCCATTCCCAAACTAGACATTAGACCCGCAACCCTTTCGCCCCCGAAGATGCGCATTAAGTCGTCTTCTAGTGAAACATAAAAGCGAGAGGAACCGGGGTCGCCCTGCCGCCCGGATCGCCCACGCAGCTGGTTATCTATCCGTCTCGACTCATGACGCTCGGTGCCAATAACATGCAACCCACCCAGCTTAGTCACGCCCTCTCCCAGCATAATGTCGGTACCGCGGCCGGCGATGTTGGTAGCAAGCGTTACCGCTCCCTTTTGCCCGGCTTGGGAAACTATTGCCGCCTCCTTCTCATTATTTTTGGCGTTGAGAATTTGATGCGGCACACCGGCCTGCTTGAGCAAGCGGCTTAAAAGCTCGTTTTTCTCGATAGAAACCGTACCCAAGAGCACTGGTTGGCCCTTCTTGTGACACTCCTGAACATCTTTCACGACTGCAGCAAATTTTCCGGCGTGAGTCTTATATATACGATCCGCATGATCCTGACGCACCATCGGCTGATGGGTCGGAACAATCACCACATCGAGCTTATATATTTTGTGAAACTCTTCGGCCTCAGTGGCAGCCGTACCGGTCATACCGGCCAGCTTACCGTACAAGCGAAAGTAGTTCTGAAAACTAACAGTGGCTAGGGTTAGTGATTCCTGACGAATAGCTACCTTTTCTTTGGCCTCTATCGCCTGATGCAGACCCTCGCTGTAACGCCGGCCATGCATCAAACGGCCGGTAAATTCATCTACAATTATAATTTCGCCTTCTTTTACCACGTAATCGCGATCGCGTTTAAACAAGGCCTCAGCCTTAAGCGATTGCTCAATGTGATGAATCTCTTCTATACCACCGGCTTCATATATATTGTCTATTCCTAAAGCCTTCTCGAGTGCATTTATACCTTCATCATTCAGGCTGACGGCTCGCATTTTCTCATCTACCGTATAGTGAGCGCTGAGTTTAAGGCCCTTAGCAAGCGCCGCAAACTGCTGGTACTTATCTGTACTCTCCTCTGCTGGAGCCGAAATAATTAAAGGTGTGCGGGCCTCATCTATTAGAATTGAATCGACCTCATCTACAATCGCATAATTCAGTGGGCGCTGAACCATTTCGCGCACATCACGCACCATGTTGTCGCGCAGGTAATCGAAACCGAATTCATTATTAGTGCCATAAGTAATATCGGCAGCATAAGCCTCACGGCGGGAAACCGGCTTAAGATGTTGCAAGCGCTCATCATCGGCCTGTTCATTAGTGTAGGCAGGGTCATACAGTAGAGCCTGGTCGTGTATAATCACCCCGGTAGATAAGCCTAGTGCATGGTAAATTTTGCCCATCCAGCCGGCGTCACGGCGGGCTAGGTAGTCGTTTACTGTCACCACATGCACACCCTTGCCCTCCAGTGCATTCAGGTAAACCGGGGCTGTAGCCACCAGGGTCTTACCTTCACCAGTACGCATCTCAGCAATATCACCTCTGTGCAGCACAATACCTCCGACCAGCTGGACATCATAGTGCCGTTGCCCGATAGAACGTCTGGCGGCCTCGCGTACCGTAGCAAAGGCTTCGGGCAGCAGCCGATCAAGACTCTCTCCTCCAGATAATCTCTCTTTAAAAGCTCTTGTCTGCTGTTTCAGCTTGGCATCTGACAGAGACTTAATCTGTGATTCGCAGCTATTAATCTGCTGAACGATC
Coding sequences within it:
- the secA gene encoding preprotein translocase subunit SecA; translated protein: MKLLTKLLGDPSAKHVNKAKRIVQQINSCESQIKSLSDAKLKQQTRAFKERLSGGESLDRLLPEAFATVREAARRSIGQRHYDVQLVGGIVLHRGDIAEMRTGEGKTLVATAPVYLNALEGKGVHVVTVNDYLARRDAGWMGKIYHALGLSTGVIIHDQALLYDPAYTNEQADDERLQHLKPVSRREAYAADITYGTNNEFGFDYLRDNMVRDVREMVQRPLNYAIVDEVDSILIDEARTPLIISAPAEESTDKYQQFAALAKGLKLSAHYTVDEKMRAVSLNDEGINALEKALGIDNIYEAGGIEEIHHIEQSLKAEALFKRDRDYVVKEGEIIIVDEFTGRLMHGRRYSEGLHQAIEAKEKVAIRQESLTLATVSFQNYFRLYGKLAGMTGTAATEAEEFHKIYKLDVVIVPTHQPMVRQDHADRIYKTHAGKFAAVVKDVQECHKKGQPVLLGTVSIEKNELLSRLLKQAGVPHQILNAKNNEKEAAIVSQAGQKGAVTLATNIAGRGTDIMLGEGVTKLGGLHVIGTERHESRRIDNQLRGRSGRQGDPGSSRFYVSLEDDLMRIFGGERVAGLMSSLGMDEDTPLENKMISKSLESAQKKVEGHNFDIRKQVVEYDDVMNKHREVIYARRRKALEHANLRPEVEEMLEREFVNISTVHTDARTGIMDTEKVLEAAASVMPLEEATADKIKKADPRDVVDILKQYAAKLYDEREKQFGEEGMRILERLMYLQILDRLWIEHLEAMDGLREGIGLRAIGQRDPLVEYKSEGFRLFKRLVALMESEIAGTVFKASIEKQEIPAEEVETVVTKASKQAATNLEEEGLRDSVKSGKIGRNDPCPCGSTKKYKKCGMLNTAEHQTNMNNLAASA